The DNA region AGCAGTAGATGAAGCGCATTGTATTTCAGAATGGGGACATGATTTCAGACCGGATTACCGAAGAATCCGGGATATGATCAATTCGCTTAATAAACACATTCCAATAATTGCACTGACTGCAACAGCTACACCGAAAGTTCAAACCGATATCGTGAAGAGTTTGGAAATGGTTGATCCACATATTTACATTTCATCCTTTAACCGAAGTAATCTTTATTACGAAGTACGGCCGAAAATTACCAGAGATCAAACCATCCGTCAAATTGTACAAATTATAAAATCACATCCGGGTGAATCGGGAATTATTTATGTGCAGGCTCGTAAAACCACTGAAGACCTTGCACAAATACTTTCTGTAAATGGAATTAAAGCGGCTCCCTATCATGCCGGAATGGAAGCCAAATCAAGAACCCAGGTGCAAGATGATTTCTTAATGGAAGAAATTGATATCATTTGTGCAACCATCGCATTTGGAATGGGTATCGATAAACCGGATGTTCGTCTTGTGATTCATTTCGACATTCCAAAAAGTTTGGAAAACTATTATCAGGAAACTGGCCGTGCGGGTCGGGATGGAATGGTGGGTGATTGTTATGCATTTTTCTCAAATGCCGACTTGTTGAGATTGGAAAAATTTCTAAGAGACAAACCTGCTTCTGAACGCGATATGGGTGCCCAATTATTGGATGAAATGGAAGCCTATGTTGAAAGTGCAGTTTGCAGAAGAAAATTTGTACTCCATTATTTTGGTGAAGAATTTGATACAGAATCTTGCAAGCAAATGTGTGACAATTGCAGAAATCCGAAACCTCTGATAGAAGCGAAAGACGATATGCTTTTGGCACTCAAAGCCATTCAAGCACTCAATCAAAATTTTACAATCAAAACATTGGTTGAATTTATTTGTGGTGTTAAAACAAAAGACATTCTGGATTACGATTTGGATCGGAATGAGTTATTTTCAAAAGGAATTGAAAAAGGAAGTTTATATTGGTTTTCACTTTTCCGACAGGGAATTTTAATGAACCTCATCATTAAGGATATTGAAACCTATGGGATCTTAAAATTAAGTGACCTCGGTCTGGAGTTTATCAATAAACCTTATAAAATTCAAATCAGCATTAATCACGATTATGGCGATACTGCATCCATTATCGATGAAGATGCTGCGCCTTCACAAGGAGCTGCACTGGATCCAAATTTATTTAAAACACTGAAAGACATTCGCCTCGAAGTTGCCCGTAAGAATAAAGTGAAACCCTGGGTCATCTTTTTTGATCCTGCTTTGGAAGAAATGGCCACGCGATTTCCAATCACCATCGATGACCTATGTAAAATATCCGGAGTCAGTAAAGGGAAAGCAGAGCGATATGGAGAACCATTTTTAGAATACATCAGGAAATATGTTGAAGAAAATGAAATCGAGCGTGCAGAAGATTTTGTGATCCGGCAAGTTGCTGATAAATCAAAAAACAAAGTGGAAATCATTAAAAACATCGATAAGAAAATTCCTCTGGAGGATATTGCAAAAAATCTTCAGATGAATATGGAGGAGTTGATGGAAGAATTAAATATGATCGTTTCGTCT from Saprospiraceae bacterium includes:
- a CDS encoding RecQ family ATP-dependent DNA helicase; translated protein: MYTKEAIYDALKYHFGFEHFKDTQEHIISSLLNGKDTFVIMPTGGGKSLCYQLPALMMPGTAIIISPLIALMKNQVDSIRGYGQTDEIAHFLNSSLNRSEIKQVKEDIVRSKTKLLYVAPETLQKEETIEFLNSVDLSFIAVDEAHCISEWGHDFRPDYRRIRDMINSLNKHIPIIALTATATPKVQTDIVKSLEMVDPHIYISSFNRSNLYYEVRPKITRDQTIRQIVQIIKSHPGESGIIYVQARKTTEDLAQILSVNGIKAAPYHAGMEAKSRTQVQDDFLMEEIDIICATIAFGMGIDKPDVRLVIHFDIPKSLENYYQETGRAGRDGMVGDCYAFFSNADLLRLEKFLRDKPASERDMGAQLLDEMEAYVESAVCRRKFVLHYFGEEFDTESCKQMCDNCRNPKPLIEAKDDMLLALKAIQALNQNFTIKTLVEFICGVKTKDILDYDLDRNELFSKGIEKGSLYWFSLFRQGILMNLIIKDIETYGILKLSDLGLEFINKPYKIQISINHDYGDTASIIDEDAAPSQGAALDPNLFKTLKDIRLEVARKNKVKPWVIFFDPALEEMATRFPITIDDLCKISGVSKGKAERYGEPFLEYIRKYVEENEIERAEDFVIRQVADKSKNKVEIIKNIDKKIPLEDIAKNLQMNMEELMEELNMIVSSGTKINIDYYIKDNVDEYSKEDIYDYFNQADSDSAEEAYKSLKEDDITFEEIRLIRLKYMSEMVN